One Actinomadura viridis genomic region harbors:
- a CDS encoding CTP synthase produces the protein MPSAATGRSRPTKHLFVTGGVASSLGKGLTASSLGRLLALRGLRVTMQKLDPYLNVDPGTMNPFQHGEVFVTDDGAETDLDIGHYERFLDTELHGSANVTTGQVYSNVIAKERRGEYLGDTVQVIPHITNEIKDRIRGMAADSEVDIVITEVGGTVGDIESQPFLESVRQIRHEIGRDNCFFLHVSLLPYIGPSGELKTKPTQHSVAALRSIGIQPDAIVCRSDRPITDGLKHKISMMCDVDREAVVSAVDAASIYDIPKVLHAEGLDAYVVRRLGLPFRDVDWGAWDELLRRVHRPAREVTIALVGKYIDLPDAYLSVTEALRHGGFGNDARVNIRWVKSDDCETPEGAKRELDGVDGVLIPGGFGVRGIEGKLGAVRFARETRLPLLGICLGLQCMVIEAARSLGGLPDAGSAEFDPATAHPVIATMADQVDVVAGERDMGGTMRLGLYPADLAEGSVVRSLYGEAKASERHRHRYEVNNTYRERLEQAGLRFSGLSPDGRLVEYVELPADVHPFFVGTQAHPEFRSRPTRPHPLFAGLVSAALDYAELRGSADAVSAS, from the coding sequence TTGCCTTCGGCAGCCACTGGTAGATCACGTCCTACCAAGCATCTCTTCGTCACCGGCGGTGTCGCCTCCAGCCTCGGCAAGGGACTGACGGCGTCCAGCCTGGGGCGGCTTCTCGCCCTCCGCGGCCTCCGGGTCACGATGCAGAAGCTCGACCCCTACCTCAACGTCGACCCCGGCACGATGAACCCGTTCCAGCACGGGGAGGTCTTCGTGACCGACGACGGCGCCGAGACCGACCTCGACATCGGCCACTACGAGCGGTTCCTGGACACCGAGCTGCACGGGTCCGCCAACGTCACCACCGGCCAGGTCTACTCCAACGTCATCGCCAAGGAGCGCCGCGGCGAGTACCTGGGCGACACCGTGCAGGTCATCCCGCACATCACCAACGAGATCAAGGACCGGATCCGCGGCATGGCCGCCGACTCCGAGGTCGACATCGTGATCACCGAGGTCGGTGGCACGGTGGGCGACATCGAGTCGCAGCCGTTCCTGGAGTCGGTCCGGCAGATCCGGCACGAGATCGGCCGGGACAACTGCTTCTTCCTGCACGTCTCGCTGCTGCCCTACATCGGCCCCTCCGGCGAGCTGAAGACCAAGCCCACCCAGCACTCGGTGGCCGCGCTGCGCTCCATCGGCATCCAGCCCGACGCGATCGTGTGCCGCTCCGACCGGCCGATCACCGACGGCCTCAAGCACAAGATCAGCATGATGTGCGACGTGGACCGCGAGGCCGTGGTCTCGGCGGTGGACGCCGCCAGCATCTACGACATCCCCAAGGTCCTGCACGCCGAGGGCCTGGACGCCTACGTGGTGCGCCGCCTCGGGCTGCCGTTCCGCGACGTCGACTGGGGCGCCTGGGACGAGCTGCTGCGCCGCGTGCACCGGCCGGCCCGGGAGGTCACGATCGCGCTGGTCGGCAAGTACATCGACCTGCCCGACGCCTACCTGTCGGTCACCGAGGCCCTGCGGCACGGCGGCTTCGGCAACGACGCCCGCGTCAACATCCGCTGGGTCAAGAGCGACGACTGCGAGACCCCCGAGGGCGCCAAGCGCGAGCTGGACGGCGTCGACGGCGTGCTCATCCCCGGCGGGTTCGGGGTGCGCGGCATCGAGGGCAAGCTCGGCGCGGTCCGCTTCGCCCGCGAGACCCGGCTCCCGCTGCTGGGCATCTGCCTGGGCCTGCAGTGCATGGTGATCGAGGCGGCCCGGTCGCTGGGCGGCCTGCCCGACGCCGGCAGCGCCGAGTTCGACCCGGCCACCGCCCACCCGGTCATCGCCACCATGGCCGACCAGGTCGACGTCGTCGCGGGCGAGCGCGACATGGGCGGCACCATGCGCCTGGGCCTCTACCCCGCCGACCTGGCCGAGGGCTCGGTCGTCCGGTCGCTGTACGGGGAGGCCAAGGCGTCCGAGCGGCACCGCCACCGCTACGAGGTCAACAACACCTACCGCGAGCGGCTGGAGCAGGCCGGGCTGCGGTTCAGCGGGCTGTCCCCGGACGGGCGGCTGGTGGAGTACGTGGAGCTGCCGGCCGACGTGCACCCCTTCTTCGTGGGCACCCAGGCGCACCCGGAGTTCCGTTCCCGGCCGACGCGCCCGCACCCGCTGTTCGCCGGACTGGTCTCCGCCGCGCTCGACTACGCCGAGCTGCGCGGCAGCGCCGACGCGGTGTCGGCCTCGTGA
- a CDS encoding NUDIX domain-containing protein has translation MLGVEDVRDVPGSWEVTGSTREFEGRIFAVRRDAVRMPSGDTTEIVHRDVIEHPGSVGILAVDGDDRVLLLRQYRHAAGRLLWEGPAGLRDVDGEPLVELAGRELLEEAGYRAGRWDVLVDVLPSPGMTDERVRIFLARDLTEVPAEEIDFERVHEEADLPIVWVPLDEAVRKVLAGEIRNMIAVTGVLALHAARAGGYRGLRPADAPEG, from the coding sequence GTGCTCGGCGTCGAGGACGTGCGGGACGTCCCGGGGAGCTGGGAGGTCACCGGCAGCACCCGGGAGTTCGAGGGCCGCATCTTCGCCGTGCGGCGCGACGCCGTCCGGATGCCCAGCGGCGACACCACCGAGATCGTCCACCGGGACGTCATCGAGCATCCCGGCTCGGTGGGCATCCTGGCCGTGGACGGTGACGACCGGGTCCTGCTGCTGCGCCAGTACCGCCACGCCGCCGGGCGGCTGCTGTGGGAGGGGCCGGCGGGGCTGCGCGACGTCGACGGCGAGCCGCTGGTCGAGCTCGCCGGACGCGAGCTGCTGGAGGAGGCCGGCTACCGCGCGGGCCGGTGGGACGTGCTGGTGGACGTGCTCCCCTCCCCGGGGATGACCGACGAACGGGTCCGGATCTTCCTGGCCCGCGACCTGACCGAGGTCCCCGCCGAGGAGATCGACTTCGAGCGGGTCCACGAGGAGGCCGACCTGCCGATCGTGTGGGTGCCCCTGGACGAGGCGGTCCGCAAGGTCCTCGCCGGGGAGATCCGCAACATGATCGCCGTGACCGGAGTCCTGGCGCTGCACGCCGCCCGCGCCGGCGGCTACCGCGGCCTGCGCCCAGCCGACGCGCCCGAGGGGTGA
- a CDS encoding site-specific tyrosine recombinase XerD: MGGVTRPPRPEEVPKLSPSTSGPGGTRHGAEEAPETPLGSAVRTYLGHLAVERGLAANTLSSYRRDLRRYVSVVEGRGRTRIDQVTEADVRDFLVGLREGDPDHPPLSAGSAARAVVAVRGLHRFALREGLAGTDPARDVKPPTPPRRLPKAISIGEVERLLSAASVPAAPAGGAPGGAGGDAEAARALRDRALLELLYGSGARISEAVGLDVDDLDLAEGFARVAGKGGKTRVVPIGEYARRAVESYLVRARPGLAGAGRGGPALFLNARGGRLSRQGAWMVLRAAAERAGLSDVSPHTLRHSFATHLLDGGADVRVVQELLGHASVTTTQVYTLVTVQLLREVYATSHPRARG, translated from the coding sequence ATGGGCGGGGTCACCCGGCCACCCCGCCCGGAAGAGGTGCCGAAACTGTCACCGAGCACGAGCGGCCCCGGCGGCACGCGGCACGGCGCCGAGGAGGCGCCCGAGACCCCCCTGGGCTCGGCCGTGCGCACCTACCTGGGGCATCTCGCCGTCGAACGGGGCCTGGCCGCCAACACCCTCAGCTCCTACCGCCGCGACCTGCGCCGCTACGTGTCGGTCGTGGAGGGGCGCGGCCGGACCCGGATCGACCAGGTCACCGAGGCCGACGTCCGGGACTTCCTGGTCGGGCTGCGCGAGGGCGACCCCGACCATCCGCCGCTGTCGGCCGGGTCGGCGGCCCGCGCCGTGGTCGCCGTCCGCGGGCTGCACCGGTTCGCGCTGCGCGAGGGGCTGGCCGGCACCGACCCCGCCCGCGACGTCAAGCCCCCGACCCCGCCCCGCCGCCTGCCCAAGGCCATCTCGATCGGTGAGGTGGAGCGGCTGCTGTCGGCCGCCTCCGTGCCCGCCGCCCCGGCGGGCGGGGCGCCCGGGGGAGCGGGCGGCGACGCCGAGGCCGCCCGTGCCCTGCGCGACCGGGCGCTGCTGGAGCTGCTGTACGGGTCGGGCGCGCGCATCTCCGAGGCGGTCGGCCTGGACGTCGACGACCTCGACCTGGCCGAGGGCTTCGCGCGGGTCGCGGGCAAGGGCGGCAAGACCCGGGTGGTGCCGATCGGCGAGTACGCCCGGCGCGCGGTCGAGTCCTACCTCGTGCGCGCCCGTCCCGGGCTGGCGGGGGCCGGGCGCGGCGGGCCGGCGCTGTTCCTCAACGCCCGCGGGGGCCGGCTGTCGCGCCAGGGCGCCTGGATGGTGCTGCGCGCCGCCGCCGAACGGGCCGGGCTGTCGGACGTCTCCCCGCACACGCTGCGCCATTCGTTCGCCACGCACCTGCTGGACGGGGGCGCCGACGTGCGCGTCGTCCAGGAGTTGCTCGGGCACGCCTCGGTGACCACCACGCAGGTCTACACTCTGGTGACGGTGCAGCTCCTGCGCGAGGTCTACGCCACCTCCCACCCCCGCGCGCGGGGCTGA
- a CDS encoding ParA family protein — translation METDPSRALGPTQRPVPTFPDPEPLAEHGPARIVSICNQKGGVGKTTTTINLGAALAEYGRRVLLVDFDPQGALSVGLGKGDPRQLDMTIHNLLLESDTDWEDVVIDTGVDGMDLLPSNIDLSGAEVQLVHEVGREYILSQTLKSAVPHYDYILIDCQPSLGLLTVNALAASEGVLIPLECEYFAMRGVALLMETIDKVQGRINPDLVIDGVLGTMYDSRTLHTREVLGRIVEAFGDKVFHTVINRTVRFPDATVAGEPITYFDPNSMGANAYRGLAREVLQRWRETEAEGASA, via the coding sequence ATCGAGACCGATCCGAGCCGTGCCCTCGGGCCGACCCAGCGCCCCGTGCCCACGTTCCCGGACCCGGAGCCGCTGGCCGAGCACGGCCCTGCCCGGATCGTGTCGATCTGCAACCAGAAGGGCGGGGTCGGCAAGACCACCACCACGATCAACCTGGGCGCGGCGCTGGCCGAGTACGGCCGCCGCGTGCTGCTGGTGGACTTCGACCCGCAGGGCGCGCTGTCGGTCGGGCTGGGCAAGGGCGACCCGCGCCAGCTCGACATGACGATCCACAACCTCCTCCTGGAGTCGGACACCGACTGGGAGGACGTCGTCATCGACACCGGCGTGGACGGCATGGACCTGCTGCCCAGCAACATCGACCTGTCGGGCGCCGAGGTCCAGCTGGTCCACGAGGTGGGCCGGGAGTACATCCTGTCGCAGACGCTGAAGTCCGCGGTGCCGCACTACGACTACATCCTCATCGACTGCCAGCCGTCGCTGGGCCTGCTGACGGTCAACGCGCTGGCCGCCAGCGAGGGCGTGCTGATCCCGCTGGAGTGCGAGTACTTCGCGATGCGCGGTGTCGCGCTGCTGATGGAGACCATCGACAAGGTGCAGGGGCGGATCAACCCCGACCTGGTGATCGACGGCGTGCTCGGCACGATGTACGACTCGCGGACCCTGCACACCCGCGAGGTCCTCGGCCGCATCGTGGAGGCGTTCGGCGACAAGGTCTTCCACACCGTCATCAACCGCACGGTGCGGTTCCCGGACGCCACCGTCGCGGGTGAGCCGATCACCTACTTCGACCCCAACTCGATGGGGGCCAACGCCTACCGTGGCCTGGCCCGCGAGGTCCTGCAGCGCTGGCGCGAGACCGAGGCCGAGGGCGCGTCCGCCTGA
- a CDS encoding segregation/condensation protein A: MGGHRVGSATVGDVDDTSPEQGAEQARGFRVHLDNFEGPFDLLLGLISKHKLDITEVSLHKVTDDFIAHIRSHGKEWDLDQASHFLLVAATLLDLKAARLLPSGEVDDEEDLALLEARDLLFARLLQYRAYKEVARVLAGRIADQARLFPRMVPMEPRFAGLLPEVLLGLGPAEFARLAARALTPKAPPSVSVEHIYQPQASVKEQAVIVVERLRALRQTTFRVLTDDCEGTFEIVARFLALLELYRERAVAFEQPEPLGELHITWTGTDEGEVRVGDDYEGSREPREDTTDD, translated from the coding sequence ATGGGGGGACACCGGGTGGGCTCCGCTACCGTGGGCGACGTGGACGACACGTCGCCGGAGCAGGGCGCCGAGCAGGCGCGCGGCTTCCGGGTCCACCTGGACAACTTCGAGGGCCCGTTCGACCTCCTGCTGGGCCTGATCTCCAAGCACAAGCTGGACATCACCGAGGTGTCCCTGCACAAGGTCACCGACGACTTCATCGCCCACATCCGCTCGCACGGCAAGGAGTGGGACCTCGACCAGGCCAGCCACTTCCTGCTGGTCGCGGCCACCCTGCTGGACCTCAAGGCGGCCCGGCTGCTGCCCTCGGGCGAGGTCGACGACGAGGAGGACCTGGCCCTGCTGGAGGCCCGTGACCTGCTGTTCGCGCGGCTACTGCAGTACCGCGCGTACAAGGAGGTCGCGCGGGTGCTCGCCGGACGGATCGCCGACCAGGCCCGGCTCTTCCCCCGGATGGTGCCGATGGAGCCCCGCTTCGCCGGCCTCCTCCCGGAGGTCCTGCTGGGGCTGGGGCCCGCCGAGTTCGCCCGGCTCGCCGCCAGGGCGCTGACCCCCAAGGCGCCGCCCTCGGTGTCGGTCGAGCACATCTACCAGCCGCAGGCCAGCGTCAAGGAGCAGGCCGTCATCGTCGTCGAACGGCTGCGGGCCCTGCGGCAGACCACCTTCCGGGTGCTCACCGACGACTGCGAGGGCACCTTCGAGATCGTCGCGCGTTTCCTGGCGCTGCTGGAGCTCTACCGGGAGCGGGCGGTCGCGTTCGAGCAGCCCGAGCCGCTGGGGGAGCTGCACATCACCTGGACCGGCACCGACGAGGGCGAGGTGCGGGTCGGCGACGACTACGAGGGCTCCCGCGAGCCGCGCGAGGACACCACCGATGACTGA
- the scpB gene encoding SMC-Scp complex subunit ScpB has product MTEGPEPMDTAPTDTAPTGTAPTGTAPEETPEDVAGADAAPDGAEPGLPGLRASVEAILLVVDEPVAEITLAQLLERPTHEITATLRELSAEYTEQGRGFDLREVAGGWRFYTRDVCAPVVERFVTDGQQARLTQAALETLAVVAYRQPVSRARVSAIRGVNSDGVMRTLTLRGLIEDAGQDPDSQAHLYRTTGYFLERLGLRDLEELPDLGPYLPDDLPEEIIEDK; this is encoded by the coding sequence ATGACTGAAGGACCCGAGCCGATGGACACCGCCCCCACCGACACCGCCCCCACCGGCACCGCCCCCACCGGCACCGCGCCCGAGGAGACCCCCGAGGACGTCGCGGGTGCCGACGCCGCGCCCGACGGCGCCGAGCCGGGGCTCCCGGGGCTGCGCGCGTCCGTCGAGGCGATCCTGCTGGTGGTGGACGAGCCGGTGGCCGAGATCACGCTGGCCCAGCTGCTGGAGCGGCCCACCCACGAGATCACCGCCACGCTGCGCGAGCTCTCCGCGGAATACACCGAGCAGGGGCGCGGGTTCGACCTGAGGGAGGTCGCCGGGGGCTGGCGGTTCTACACCCGGGACGTGTGCGCCCCGGTCGTGGAACGGTTCGTCACCGACGGCCAGCAGGCGCGGCTGACCCAGGCGGCGCTGGAGACGCTGGCCGTGGTCGCCTACCGCCAGCCGGTGAGCCGGGCCCGCGTGTCGGCCATCCGCGGCGTCAACAGCGACGGGGTGATGCGCACGCTGACGCTGCGGGGCCTGATCGAGGACGCCGGCCAGGACCCCGACTCCCAGGCGCACCTCTACCGCACCACCGGGTACTTCCTGGAACGGCTGGGCCTGCGCGACCTGGAGGAACTGCCCGACCTGGGCCCCTACCTGCCCGACGACCTGCCAGAAGAGATCATCGAGGACAAGTGA
- a CDS encoding pseudouridine synthase: MTENEGVRLQKVLAEAGIGSRRHCEELIGQRRVTVNGKEVFRFGERVDPSRDVIHVDGRRVETRAEMRYYAINKPRGVVSTMSDERGRKSLADYVEVPERLFHVGRLDTDTEGLILLTNDGELSHRLTHPSFGVQKTYLAEIHGPIPRDLGRRLRAGVRLEDGPAKADRFRIFDQLGRRVLVEITLHEGRKHIVRRLLKEVGFPVQQLARIEFGPIRLGSLKPGTMRALTVTEVGELYKAVDL, encoded by the coding sequence GTGACAGAGAACGAGGGCGTACGGCTGCAGAAGGTCCTGGCCGAGGCCGGGATCGGCAGCCGCCGCCACTGCGAGGAACTGATCGGTCAGCGCCGGGTCACCGTGAACGGCAAGGAGGTGTTCCGGTTCGGCGAGCGGGTCGACCCGAGCCGCGACGTCATCCATGTCGACGGCCGCCGGGTCGAGACCCGCGCCGAGATGCGCTACTACGCCATCAACAAGCCGCGCGGCGTGGTCAGCACGATGTCGGACGAGCGGGGCCGCAAGTCCCTGGCCGACTACGTGGAGGTGCCCGAGCGGCTGTTCCACGTCGGCCGGCTCGACACCGACACCGAAGGGCTGATCCTGCTCACCAACGACGGTGAGCTGTCGCACCGGCTCACCCATCCCAGCTTCGGCGTGCAGAAGACCTACCTGGCCGAGATCCACGGCCCCATCCCGCGCGACCTCGGCAGGCGGCTGCGGGCCGGGGTGCGGCTGGAGGACGGCCCGGCCAAGGCCGACCGCTTCCGGATCTTCGACCAGCTGGGCCGGCGGGTGCTGGTGGAGATCACCCTGCACGAGGGCCGCAAGCACATCGTGCGCCGCCTCCTCAAGGAGGTCGGGTTCCCGGTGCAGCAGCTGGCCCGCATAGAGTTCGGGCCCATCAGGCTGGGCTCGCTGAAGCCGGGCACCATGCGGGCGCTGACCGTGACCGAGGTCGGCGAGCTCTACAAGGCGGTAGACCTGTAG
- the aroH gene encoding chorismate mutase: protein MAVRAVRGATQIDADDREQILEATTELVTEVMTRNGLTTDDVISVLFTATPDLTAEFPALAARKLGFHEVPLLCAAEIAVPHALPRVIRLMAHIETDRPRAEIQHVYLRGATALRLDIAQ from the coding sequence GTGGCGGTACGCGCGGTCCGGGGGGCGACGCAGATCGACGCCGACGACCGGGAGCAGATCCTGGAGGCCACCACCGAGCTGGTCACCGAGGTGATGACCCGTAACGGCCTGACCACCGACGACGTGATCAGCGTGCTCTTCACGGCGACGCCGGACCTGACGGCCGAGTTCCCGGCGCTGGCCGCGCGCAAGCTCGGCTTCCACGAGGTGCCGCTGCTGTGCGCCGCCGAGATCGCGGTGCCGCACGCGCTGCCCCGGGTGATCCGGCTGATGGCGCACATCGAGACCGACCGGCCCCGGGCCGAGATCCAGCACGTCTACCTGCGCGGGGCGACCGCGCTGCGGCTGGACATCGCCCAGTGA
- a CDS encoding prephenate dehydrogenase, with amino-acid sequence MAEEGVPGRIVVIGTGLIGTSIALAMRERGSEVLLTDRDAASLRMAVELGAGEALPDAAGAGPADLAVLAVPPAAVAVTLLDAQKRGLAAVYTDVASVKAQPLRQAAELGCDLSSFVAGHPLAGRERSGPAAARPDLFLGRPWALCPTSGAAPEAVAAVTALARACGAEPVVVDAAEHDDAVALVSHAPHVVSAAVAARLTGAADVALGLAGQGVRDVTRIAASDPRLWIGILTANAAPVADVLEAVATDLAVAASLLRDGSDEAATHVADLLLRGNAGRSRIPGKHGGEPSAYAVVPVVIPDRPGELAMIFQAAGIAGVNIEDVTIEHSPGRPLGVLEIAVRPEEAERLAAELRARGWSVPG; translated from the coding sequence GTGGCTGAAGAGGGCGTACCAGGGCGCATCGTCGTGATCGGGACCGGGCTGATCGGGACCTCGATCGCCCTGGCGATGCGCGAGCGCGGCAGCGAGGTCCTGCTGACCGACCGGGACGCCGCATCGCTGCGGATGGCGGTGGAGCTGGGCGCGGGCGAGGCGCTCCCGGACGCGGCCGGCGCCGGGCCGGCCGACCTGGCCGTGCTCGCGGTGCCCCCGGCGGCCGTCGCGGTGACCCTGCTGGACGCGCAGAAGCGCGGCCTCGCCGCCGTCTACACCGATGTGGCCAGCGTCAAGGCGCAGCCGCTGCGGCAGGCCGCCGAGCTGGGCTGCGACCTGTCCTCGTTCGTCGCCGGGCATCCGCTCGCGGGCCGGGAGCGTTCGGGGCCCGCCGCGGCCCGTCCCGACCTGTTCCTGGGCCGTCCCTGGGCGCTGTGCCCCACGTCCGGCGCGGCGCCCGAGGCCGTCGCGGCGGTCACCGCGCTGGCCCGCGCCTGCGGCGCCGAGCCCGTGGTGGTCGACGCCGCCGAGCACGACGACGCGGTCGCCCTGGTCTCGCACGCCCCGCACGTGGTGTCGGCCGCGGTCGCCGCCCGCCTCACCGGGGCCGCCGACGTCGCGCTCGGCCTGGCGGGCCAGGGCGTGCGCGACGTCACCCGGATCGCGGCCAGCGACCCGCGGCTGTGGATCGGCATCCTGACCGCCAACGCCGCGCCCGTCGCCGACGTGCTGGAGGCCGTCGCCACCGATCTGGCCGTGGCCGCCTCGCTGCTGCGCGACGGCAGCGACGAGGCCGCCACGCACGTGGCCGACCTGCTGCTGCGCGGCAACGCCGGCCGTTCCCGGATCCCCGGCAAGCACGGCGGCGAGCCGTCGGCCTACGCCGTGGTCCCGGTGGTGATCCCGGACCGGCCGGGCGAGCTGGCGATGATCTTCCAGGCGGCGGGCATCGCCGGGGTCAACATCGAGGACGTCACCATCGAGCACTCGCCCGGCCGCCCGCTGGGCGTCCTGGAGATCGCGGTCCGGCCCGAGGAGGCCGAGCGCCTGGCCGCCGAGCTGCGCGCCCGGGGCTGGTCGGTCCCGGGCTGA
- the cmk gene encoding (d)CMP kinase has product MPLVIAMDGPSGSGKSSASKGVARALGLRYLDTGAMYRAMTWWMLREGVPVEDAGAVAARAAEPVIESGTDPDAPTITVDGIDVSGPIRTREVTNAVSAVSSVPAVRERLVALQREIIGAGGIVVEGRDIGTVVAPGASVKVYLTASEEARAARRAKDLAADPDASVSRTQAEQARRDRLDSTRTASPLARAGDAEEIDSTELTLGEVVEAVVRLAKER; this is encoded by the coding sequence GTGCCGCTCGTCATCGCCATGGACGGCCCCTCCGGGTCGGGCAAGTCCAGCGCCTCCAAGGGCGTGGCCCGCGCGCTCGGCCTCCGTTACCTCGACACCGGCGCGATGTACCGCGCGATGACCTGGTGGATGCTGCGCGAGGGCGTGCCGGTGGAGGACGCCGGGGCGGTCGCGGCGCGGGCGGCCGAGCCGGTGATCGAGTCCGGGACCGATCCGGACGCCCCGACGATCACGGTCGACGGGATCGACGTGTCCGGGCCCATCCGCACCCGCGAGGTGACCAACGCGGTCAGCGCGGTCAGTTCCGTCCCGGCGGTCCGCGAGCGCCTGGTCGCGCTGCAGAGGGAGATCATCGGGGCCGGGGGGATCGTGGTGGAGGGCCGCGACATCGGCACGGTGGTCGCGCCCGGCGCGTCCGTCAAGGTCTACCTGACGGCCAGCGAGGAGGCCCGCGCCGCGCGCCGGGCCAAGGACCTGGCCGCCGACCCGGACGCCTCGGTGTCCCGTACCCAGGCCGAGCAGGCCCGCCGCGACCGGCTCGACTCCACCCGTACCGCCTCCCCTCTGGCCAGGGCCGGGGACGCGGAAGAGATCGACTCCACCGAGCTGACCCTCGGTGAGGTCGTCGAGGCGGTCGTCCGCCTCGCCAAAGAGCGATGA
- the der gene encoding ribosome biogenesis GTPase Der — translation MSEYEIETVPDQDAFGADGPGGLPPEEPPAPVVAVVGRPNVGKSTLVNRIIGRREAVVEDVPGVTRDRVAYDANWSGRRFTVVDTGGWLPDSSGLAAAIAEQARLAVDLADVVMFVVDATVGATDVDEAVVEILRRSGKPVVLVANKVDDVGAEADAALLWGLGIGEPHPVSALHGRGSGDLLDAVLEALPEPAPAETFEEAGGPRRVALLGRPNVGKSSLLNQLAGEKRAVVDAVAGTTRDPVDEMIELGGKTWRFIDTAGIRRRHRENQGADFYATLRTQSALERAEVAVVLIDTTEPLAEQDLRIISMVIESGRALVIAYNKWDLLDEERRHYLEREIDRQLHNARWAPRANISARTGRHMEKLVPAIETALEGWGTRVPTSKLNQFFADLVNSHPHPIRGGKQPRILFATQAGVRPPRFVLFTSGFLEEGYRRFIERRLREEFGFPGTPLDITMKIREKRGKRK, via the coding sequence GTGAGCGAGTACGAGATCGAGACCGTTCCGGACCAGGACGCCTTCGGCGCCGACGGCCCCGGCGGGCTGCCGCCCGAGGAGCCGCCGGCGCCGGTGGTCGCCGTGGTGGGCCGTCCCAACGTGGGCAAGTCCACCCTGGTCAACCGGATCATCGGGCGCCGTGAGGCGGTCGTGGAGGACGTGCCGGGGGTGACCCGCGACCGGGTCGCCTACGACGCCAACTGGAGCGGGCGCCGTTTCACGGTGGTCGACACCGGCGGGTGGCTGCCCGACTCCTCCGGCCTGGCCGCCGCGATCGCCGAGCAGGCCCGGCTGGCGGTGGACCTGGCCGACGTGGTGATGTTCGTGGTCGACGCGACCGTGGGCGCCACGGACGTGGACGAGGCCGTGGTGGAGATCCTGCGCCGTTCCGGCAAGCCGGTGGTGCTGGTGGCCAACAAGGTCGACGACGTGGGCGCCGAGGCCGACGCCGCGCTGCTGTGGGGGCTGGGCATCGGCGAGCCGCATCCGGTCAGCGCCCTGCACGGGCGCGGCAGCGGCGACCTGCTGGACGCGGTGCTGGAGGCGCTGCCCGAGCCGGCGCCCGCCGAGACCTTCGAGGAGGCCGGCGGCCCCCGCCGGGTGGCGCTGCTGGGCCGGCCCAACGTCGGCAAGTCCAGCCTGCTCAACCAGCTGGCGGGGGAGAAGCGCGCGGTCGTCGACGCGGTCGCCGGGACCACCCGCGACCCGGTGGACGAGATGATCGAGCTGGGCGGGAAGACCTGGCGGTTCATCGACACCGCGGGCATCCGGCGGCGGCACCGGGAGAACCAGGGCGCCGACTTCTACGCCACCCTGCGCACCCAGTCGGCGCTGGAGCGCGCCGAGGTCGCGGTGGTGCTGATCGACACCACCGAGCCGCTGGCCGAGCAGGACCTGCGGATCATCTCGATGGTGATCGAGTCGGGCCGCGCGCTGGTCATCGCCTACAACAAGTGGGACCTGCTGGACGAGGAGCGCCGCCACTACCTGGAGCGCGAGATCGACCGGCAGCTGCACAACGCGCGCTGGGCGCCCCGGGCCAACATCTCCGCCCGTACCGGCCGGCACATGGAGAAGCTGGTGCCGGCGATCGAGACGGCCCTGGAGGGCTGGGGGACGCGGGTGCCGACCTCCAAGCTCAACCAGTTCTTCGCCGACCTGGTGAACTCCCACCCGCACCCGATCCGGGGCGGCAAGCAGCCCAGGATCCTGTTCGCGACGCAGGCGGGCGTGCGCCCGCCCCGGTTCGTGCTGTTCACCTCGGGGTTCCTGGAGGAGGGCTACCGCCGGTTCATCGAGCGGCGGCTGCGCGAGGAGTTCGGCTTCCCGGGCACCCCGCTCGACATCACGATGAAGATCCGCGAGAAGCGCGGCAAGCGCAAGTAG